The DNA region aaggttgaatcttaaaataacacttggctcACCGGAATTTCTAAgcaagatttcccccgtaaatatgccatcccaccaagttcaacttggccaatttccatcaacaacaatcccgggaatgcaacccggccacattatcatcaacaacaccaacaattattctaacaacaccaCAATGTTCACAATGACCCAACCAATTGTACAATgctacccgaaatcttccaactccCATAAAAAcattaacaacacatttctcttATTCTAGATTCATAAGCTAGATCGCGACCATACATTAGAAACACTATTCATGCAATGTAGGAATTCAAACCAATATTGCatcaacttcttcaacattccgatacgattacaacttcattttaagtcattacaccttcattttcttcatggaatccacaacaacaacaactaaactatcaaataaatcaattcatcataacttGCCAACCATCCTCACTTTCGGCCACCATAACTATAatgcatatttttataaattttcccCTAttcctatacattacaacaacaactatgatgttaaataaaattagttcatcatctttacatacaacaacacatacaccatgcacacggccaacacccacaacttccatattttcatgaattccattcatttccacatactacaacatgtaccaaacatccataacacataaaggaagattggttcttacctttttccacttgcTTTCTTCAACTCGGCTAGGTTATGGATTTGTGCcaacgaatgattttcttgttccaatgactcttccacgttgtagaggaccctccaatcACTTGGaatgcaagaagaaaataattcttcatTGACCTCCCTTCCATACCCTATGGTGGCCGAACCACCTCctatctcctttttttcttcttttctttttttctctttctttctttctttctctctttctcccttgaaatttcatgatttttgtgtGGAGAaatatgactaataagtcatatatatagtttCCTCAAGAATGTGAGGCACATGCCCTCCTTCTTTattgtttattatttatttatttttctagagctttcatcctttttcttgaattttcttgaataaaagATGATTTGCTTGTTTCATTCTAGCCACAACTTCTTTATATTTATATCTAAGTCCCGCATTAACAACAAGTATGGACACATGACCCtcctttctttctctagaatatttcctccattttcttgaaattttcttaaataaaagatgaccacttagcTTATCTCATAAGCTTTGTCCATATAttcttattattatatataattagCTCCCTTCaccattttctagaattttcttaaataagCAAGTATGACCATTtgtcttattattatttaaactttggtccattcaagaattttcttgaacttttgtgaaattaccattttgccccttgactttcacattatttcaatgggccattttgcgaattttttctttttatccttaacctttctcaacatttccatactaccattgtTCAccaataatattcctaacaacccgcacattaaatttttttttgaacataatcttatccttaacttctcacaaCGTCCGAatgtacgaagtacgggctataacactatccttttcatcatcttcatccacTCCATCTACTCCATCAAAGAGTTTCTTAGACTTCTAGttcttcttcactttgttcatttgtATCTACTGCTTCTTGGCTCTGTACTTCCTCTCTTTCCGAGGATTGATTGTCGGTTTGGTTGCTCTTTCCACTATATTTGCTGATTCAACAATAGATTTTGCTAAATCAGCAAGGTTCTCTAATGATGATTGCACTCTAGCTTTTTTATTATCTCTATGACCCTCAGTTGatttctcaacttttcttttgGCTGGAGACATTTTATCTACACacaggagaaaaaagaagaagcttaAACTGATTAGTGCATCATTCAAAGTAAACAGACAATAAGAAGTGCAACATTTGAtcaaacaaaatacaacaaGTAACAGAATTCCCCAACAACTGaagaatttgttgcaacaaatgatgtaactgttgcaacaagtgaataggttgttgcaacagattcttCAGTTGTTGAATAagtgattaagttgttggatatcttctacaaacacaaccaaataactgaagcaatgtccaacagatttgtagttgttgcaacatattgtatacttgttgcaacaagtgtataacttgttgcaacaactaaaaatctgttggatatcttctacaaacagaaccaaaaaattgaagcaatgtccaacagatttgtagttgttgcaatagattgtatacttgttgcaacaagtgtataacTTGTTATAACAattacaaatctgttggatatattctacaaacagaaccaaataactgaagctatgtccaatagatttgtagttgttgcaacagattgtatACTTGtcgcaacaagtgtagaacttgttgcaacaactacaaatctgttggatatcttctacaaatagaaccaaataactgaagctatgtccaacagatttgtagttgttgcaacatattatcTACTTGTTGCCACAAGTGTagaaattgttgcaacaactaaaaatctgttggacatagcttctaTAAACAGAACCAGATAAATACtaggacaagaacaaaaaaaccatctgttggatatctactcctaaaccctgaaccataccaggacaacaacataaaaaaccatctatttcactacaaacacacaacaacaacaacaacaacaacaacaacaacaacaacaacaacaacaacaacaataatagcaacAAGCTGGCTTTTATCCAAGCTTTTCCTAAACACTGAACCAAACTAAAACAACAAGCATCTACTTCCAAGACAACAGCAATACCATctactacaaacacacaacaacaacaacaacctggaTTTTATTCAAGcttttcctaaaccctgaaccaaaccaaaacaacaagcATCTacttccatgacaacaacaaaaCCATCTACTATAGACACACAACCATAcaagttaaacaaaatacaccaaatgTATGTGCAATAAttgtttatcctttcttttcctaaACCATACCATACAGACAACACCAACATAACagacaacaccaacaccaacaacaaaatttcactacaaaatacaccaaatagAGGATTTAAAGCAAGCAACCACAAGAAATGTTtgcaatcacaaacaagtcaagttgCAGCAAAGAACTTACTCAGCTATTGGAAAAAGTCAACAAGATTGCAAGCCattttttcaaaatcctaaggagaacaagaacaaaaacatcacaaaaaaccataatttgaaaACAACGTACACTATTTACGAACGCAAAAACCCCAACAAGTCAAACAAATACCCCAAATAAGGGTTTCTCAAACAtggaacaacaaaataaacaacattgaAGACAAAtccatattcttcttcttctttttctacaaccaaaatcatcaatttctaccaaataacttttgaaacaagtgaaacaaaaactttaccttgatattgaagaagaagaagcagcagCGGCACCAACAAACGAGAGAGACGTCGAAGTGGAGAAGAAGATGACAAGAAAAGAGGAGAGATGAGAGATGtcgaagtgaagaagaagatgaacagtTTGCTTGGGagttttgattttaaaatatggaagaagTGCGAGGGAGTTTTGGGGAGGGAAAGGTTTGGATGTTTTGAATAATGGGTGGGTGTTTTAGTATAATGGGTGGATGTTTTgggttttttgtattttgtaaaagattaagaagtttgaaaaaTTACATTTTGAACCCCAATCttcttaatctcaaatttaataGGGTTTTGATGTGGGGTGAGCCCCACACGTCACCTTTGGTAATTTGAATACTTTTTCGTCACCATCAGTTAATTCTTCGCACTCTCTTGACCATTATATGTTGAAGAACTATAAAACAGAAAATAGCCAAATGAGAagattgaaaaagaaaacaccATACTAGTTAATACTCCTAAAATTAGTCTACTAGGCGtacaaaacaaatacaaatgGAACAAACTTGAAAACATACCTTgccaagaagaagaaaaaaagtatcAATTCTGTATTTGTAGCTCGGGCCTTTTAATTATAGGTGACAAATAGGTTTTAAAATTGAGTTAGGGTAACTctagtttttttaattgagtaggGGTGATAAACTTTGGATTAGTGATTAGGGAGTTTTGACTCAccccaaagttatatttttaacactttgaccccaaGCTTTGttttttacactttgcccccaagttttatttttaaccaaCCCATATAAACCCTacagagccaaaaaaaaaaaaaaaaaaaggccaaattTTATGTTTGCTTGCGCCGTTTCCACCATTTTTGGCTCTTCTTTTTTGCttcgttttttttctttcttgcttcttcttcttattttgctgctcgtttcttcttcttcttcttcttcttcttattcttcttgaCTGGATtttgctcaagaaagaaaaaaacaagaccacctgattttgcaattttttgacTGGATTTCATTCGTGTAGCACTGGGAATTacttcataactcattccattgttctgctttcttcttcttcttcgtccgcCATTGttgttcaagaaagaaaaaaacgtgACCACCtgattttataattttttgacTGGATTTTGTTGGTGTAGCACTGGcaattacttcataagtgtttTTCGCTCATTTCGTAAGTGCAACAATGctgttttatttcaatttttcaccTGGGTATaaatctattgattttccaacAACTTACGagagttgtagttgttgcaacatataatGTGGTTGTTGCAACTTCTACAAATGATTATGAAGTTGTCAGTAATTGTTAAATAAATAACCCGCAAATAAcgagtgagttgttgcaacagtattccacttgttgcaacaactcaatgATGCGTTAGAGTCGCCTTCGCTTTTATCGAAACGTAACCCAAAAAACTGAAGCTGCTTCCAACAGATTATAGACTTGCTGCAACAAGttgtatagttgttgcaacaggtgttccacttgttgcaacaactcaactaTCTCGTTGGAGTCGCCTTCAATTTTTATGCGAAACGTAACCCAAAAAATCGAAGTGCTTCTCCGATTATTGACTTGTACGCAACAAGttgtatagttgttgcaacagtgttccacttgttgcaacaactcaactaTCTGGTTGAATCAACTTCCCGCTTTTGTTTGAAATGTGAACCCAAAAATCGAAGTTCTTCCAATAGATTATTGACTTGCCGCAACAAGTAATACACTTGTCGCAACAACTCAATAATTGTTGACATCTTCAACGATCCGAAACATTACCCTAAAAAAGCGAAGTCAATCCAACAGATTagtgacttgttgcaacaattttattacctgttgcaacaagtagtccacttgttccaacaagtcaatAATCTATTGGAACAACTGCTGCAGCTGTTTCATTTTGTTATAAATTGGCATGTACTTTCATGACCAATTTTTTGTTAAACAAAATATCTTCAAGTACTTCGAACACCATTAATGGGGACCAATAACAATGTGGGTTGATTGCCATGGTGAATGGATCGAGAAGAACAATCGATATATTTGGCGATGGAAGGGTAGTGACACGTTAGAGATGATAGCGATGACTGTCCAAAGAGATGTTATGTTCGATGATTTTGTGAACCTAATCATCACctattgtgaattaacttgtgaacCAAAAGATCTTGCCATCACTTACATGCATGCCTCTTTGAAAATCGTAGGTCTTGCCATTTAAGATAATTGATCAAGGTTCGTTTGCGTGCTTATTTGAATGATGTAGCTAGgcccattttaagggtatacgTTGTTGGAAGCCCGGTAGAGAACCACAATTTATCTCAAGACCAACAAGATGTGTTAAATGATGAATTAGATGGGGTGGATGTGGATATTCCAGATAATGAAAGTGGGGCTGACCCGATTCCTATACCCAAAGTTGCGAGCAATACAGTGGGCACTACACAATCAATAAAGTCTAGccatgttcaagatgatgaaacagatttttataaaggaatgtcattcaagaacaaggaaGAACTAGCCACTTGGTTGAAACTTGCTTGCTTGAAGAAAGATTTTAGAATCAAGAAGGTGATTAATTCGCATCGCGTATTGCTTCGTATGTGTACATCCGAGTGCAAGTGGTGGTTGAGGGTCGTGAAGCTTTTAAATTCGACGCATTTTGTATCGTAACCTACATAAAGCATCACACATGTGGTTCGAGTACATTACGAGCCATAATCCACACACTACTTTGCGAAAGTCATTGGTGAATACTAAAGATAAGTTTCTTACGGTAAAAGCCCATCTACAAAAGATATGAGTCAATCAATCCGTACAGATTTGGGTTGTAAGGTAAGTTATTGGAAGGTCTGGAAGGGCATGGAGATTGCAAAGACTTTGACAAGGGGGACACATGAGCACAGGTATGCGGTGCTTGATGCGAACCGTTATATGCTTCGTTCTGCAAATCCAGGAAGTAAGACGGCATTGAGGGTTGATGAAAATGGGAAGTTCAAGTACTTTTTTGTAGCCTATAAGGCTTGGATGCTTGGTTTTGCTCAAATGAAAAAAGTCATAGCTGTCGATGGGACATTCTTAAGGAGCAAGTACGAAGGAGTGTTGTTGTCAGCAATCGCACAAGATATGAAGAATCATATTTTTCCAGTGGCATTTTGTGTAGTGGACAAGGAGTGTGATGCTtcgtacaaatatttttttgaacaaatgagaagctataTAGAGGATACCCCTGAGTTGTGCATAATTTCTGATATACATCCAAGTATCAAAAAGGCGATTTCAATTGTCTTCCCTACATGTCATTATGGTTTTTGCATGAGGCACCTAGGGGAAAATCTGAGAACCACCTTTCATAATGGGGCAGTTGTATCTCAATTTTATAAAGCAGCAAAAGCGTACAATATTGATGTCTTCAATGaccatttcaatcaaatcagaGATTTGGTTCCTAGGGTCGCCGAACATCTTAAACGTGCTGGATTCCACAGATGGAGCAGGGCATTCTGCCTCGGAAATAGGTATTTGCACATTTctgtttccaacaagtaacgtATCTGCTGCAACTAATAGGTAACTTATTGCAAGTATATTGTACTTGTTGTGATTTTTGACACAGCTGAGCCTCAGCCACATGTTCCAACACTAATATGTTTATTTTGTCAGGTATAATTTTATGACGACAAACGCTGCTGAGTCGGTGAACTCAATGTTCAATGTTGAAAGAGAATTTCCCATTACTGCTCTATTTGATTCCATAAACAGGAGGTTTACTGAGAAATTTCATGAGAGGCGTATGGAGTTCAT from Lycium ferocissimum isolate CSIRO_LF1 chromosome 2, AGI_CSIRO_Lferr_CH_V1, whole genome shotgun sequence includes:
- the LOC132032321 gene encoding uncharacterized protein LOC132032321, translating into MEIAKTLTRGTHEHRYAVLDANRYMLRSANPGSKTALRVDENGKFKYFFVAYKAWMLGFAQMKKVIAVDGTFLRSKYEGVLLSAIAQDMKNHIFPVAFCVVDKECDASYKYFFEQMRSYIEDTPELCIISDIHPSIKKAISIVFPTCHYGFCMRHLGENLRTTFHNGAVVSQFYKAAKAYNIDVFNDHFNQIRDLVPRVAEHLKRAGFHRWSRAFCLGNRYNFMTTNAAESVNSMFNVEREFPITALFDSINRRFTEKFHERRMEFIDSPTIFVPLMEKKYQNLSTWVISYWPIKLPTTSSKLIGHDSGYATADSLRRSCTCRVFDTDKIPCPHAMARFRVQYSEDFGRRIYDYSSPYYRVENYIIAYCEEMNPVPSEESWEVPIEILKREIPPSHVNPSKPGRKRTKRRHGIGESLATRKNKCSICKTAGHKKTTCPNRIIL